The Helianthus annuus cultivar XRQ/B chromosome 16, HanXRQr2.0-SUNRISE, whole genome shotgun sequence genome includes a window with the following:
- the LOC110915911 gene encoding proteasome subunit alpha type-1-B yields MFRNQYDTDVTTWSPQGRLFQVEYAMEAVKQGSAAIGLRSNTHAVLACVNKANSELSSHQRKIFKVDDHIGVAIAGLTADGRVLSRYMRSECINYGYTYESPLPVGRLVVQLADKAQVCTQRSWKRPYGVGLLVAGLDESGAHLYYNCPSGNYFEYQAFAIGSRSQAAKTYLERKFENFPQSSRDELIKDALFAIRETLQGEKLTSSVCTVSVVGVGEAFNILDQATVQALINEFEISGEEAPAAAGGAEEAAGGAAADQGGAAAEEETAPMDI; encoded by the exons ATGTTCAGAAACCAATACGACACCGACGTCACCACATGGTCACCACAAGGCCGTTTATTCCAGGTAGAATACGCCATGGAAGCCGTTAAGCAAGGATCTGCAGCCATAGGCCTCCGATCCAACACTCACGCCGTTCTCGCCTGCGTCAACAAGGCCAACTCCGAGCTTTCCTCCCACCAGCGGAAGATCTTCAAGGTTGATGACCATATCGGTGTCGCTATCGCCGGTTTAACCGCCGACGGTCGTGTTTTGTCGCGGTATATGCGATCCGAGTGTATTAATTATGGCTATACTTATGAATCTCCGCTTCCTGTTGGCCGCTTAGTTGTTCAATTGGCTGATAAAGCTCAG GTGTGCACCCAGCGGTCATGGAAACGTCCATATGGTGTGGGTCTGTTAGTTGCTGGATTAGACGAATCCGGGGCCCATCTCTACTACAACTGCCCTAGTGGAAACTACTTCGAATATCAAGCCTTCGCCATCGGGTCCCGTTCACAAGCTGCTAAAACGTACTTGGAACGTAAGTTTGAGAATTTCCCACAATCTTCCCGAGACGAGCTCATCAAGGACGCGCTATTTGCCATCAGAGAGACCCTGCAAGGAGAAAAACTCACCAGCAGTGTGTGCACGGTTTCTGTGGTTGGAGTAGGAGAAGCGTTTAATATACTGGATCAAGCAACTGTACAAGCATTGATTAACGAGTTTGAGATTTCTGGGGAAGAAGCCCCTGCAGCTGCTGGTGGTGCAGAGGAAGCTGCTGGTGGTGCCGCTGCTGACCAGGGAGGAGCTGCTGCGGAGGAAGAGACCGCTCCGATGGATATCTGA
- the LOC110915492 gene encoding 50S ribosomal protein L31, chloroplastic: MSLTLTNTFLYRNPPAQPSIKKEPTFTPPKWTCRKKDIHPEFFEDAKVYCSGEHVLTTGGTKKEYVVDVWSGNHPFYLGSRSANLIDADQVEKFRKKFGGVGGLDQFMQIPTLKGEIVIPPKRKNAAGKGKKK; this comes from the exons ATGTCGCTAACTCTAACCAACACCTTCCTCTACAGAAACCCTCCTGCACAACCATCAATCAAAAAG GAACCCACATTCACACCCCCAAAATGGACCTGCAGGAAGAAAGACATCCACCCAGAATTCTTCGAGGACGCCAAGGTTTACTGCAGCGGCGAACATGTTCTGACCACCGGCGGAACCAAGAAAGAGTATGTTGTTGATGTCTGGTCCGGCAACCACCCGTTTTATTTAGGAAGCCGGTCTGCAAACCTGATTGATGCTGATCAGGTTGAGAAGTTTCGTAAGAAGTTTGGTGGGGTTGGTGGGTTGGATCAGTTTATGCAGATTCCCACTCTCAAGGGTGAAATTGTAATTCCACCCAAGAGGAAGAATGCTGCTGGTAAAGGCAAGAAGAAATAG
- the LOC110915910 gene encoding auxilin-like protein 1, whose amino-acid sequence MESLSRPLHRRKLSNANGFSGKHAYDGVFSGHRPAGAPAVNVDEYREIFSTSGSSIPVLDLSNFDESSDELKLKPDYCNIFGGFREHDIAISYEELVARDKARAPSSTSQSSEDPGDTSHQSSDALKQFNMSYHKISQRNKNGLDGTTHVTQLHAVPGFTCFIDESASQPNNETVKQKSSSTNNVNVNSSKQDLPEKQTTINNVNANSSKRDLSEKQTSQRRVEFSIHQEESLSDARNIKSFEADFESHPAKVSSSPESKKETKKQKPSATNNVPSSPPAASQPKTETEKQKSPATNNIPLSTPAASQPKKETESYPSKVSSPPESKKETKKQNPLATVDVPSSTPAASLPKKETESYPSKVSSSSSRATNLDDHKDYRKRSTATNEEFPRTCFDEELHVNPAAAALRKAIEKAQESIRIAKESVGKKKDGLRGFSSKSFKESLKAKVRVANVNADVEHKEKDHKNGSTVVFSDFDDGEKLFGAKKGINELHEKISERSPFVFNNNKTVCSLKQVVGETETESVENNAYPRKDDERPDGFLVLESCEKKHGDTVSDNLTVCQKVETKTEVSQTSDQNGYEKKFSEESFESCETKQGDSLSNNLTVCQKVEAKKEISQTSDRNGYEKKFSEESFESCETKQGDSLSNNLTVCQKVEAKKEISQTSDRNGYEKKFSEESFGLLENNTHEYLEQEHEEKVASAETQDEAESHSEEEKFYDVCEAETIKKAQTYAYSRETNDPSQKADYENHEAEETYENSSSDYDDAEENDNVIDASNIVVDTEEARKVDQNYDNVESGHDNDDVSSSHRFQVEYEKTVEKEKFENISSDETEDNKDECEAKSDNLENCGVADVDFGQDDVRFTSSSDTIHGMEIEVKEYKEREETFEKEEENNNVQQSHERTPEIRIETDTGTPQEPKDACRQSEPSKAAHDKEERERERIKLAVERAIREARERAFAEVRQRVIADTQEKVTKASIDKTSAQSKLKAERALVERATAEARQRALEKVMKTSQPRTQVNETKQTYSTSQTNTESALRSKAKLEKHNRIMERAAKALAEKEKRDLLALREQAERNRLAEHLDADIKRWSTGKEGNLRALLSTLQYILGADSGWQPVSLTEIITTAAVKKAYRKATLCVHPDKLQQRRASIQQKYICEKVFDLLKAAWNRFNSEER is encoded by the exons ATGGAGTCTCTCTCACGTCCTCTTCACCGGAGAAAACTCTCAAATGCTAATGGATTTTCCGGTAAACACGCTTACGACGGCGTTTTCTCCGGCCACCGTCCCGCCGGAGCTCCGGCGGTTAACGTTGATGAGTACCGTGAGATTTTTTCTACCTCTGGTTCTTCGATTCCGGTGCTTGATCTTTCTAATTTCGATGAATCGTCTGATGAATTGAAATTAAAACCGGATTATTGTAACATTTTTGGTGGATTTCGTGAGCATGATATCGCTATTTCGTATGAAGAATTGGTTGCTCGCGATAAAGCTag GGCTCCTTCGTCAACAAGCCAGAGCTCTGAAGATCCGGGCGATACGTCTCATCAATCTTCTGATGCTTTGAAGCAGTTTAACATGTCATATCACAAGATCAGCCAAAGGAATAAAAACGGGTTAGATGGAACGACACATGTCACACAATTACATGCTGTACCTGGATTTACGTGTTTCATTGACGAATCAGCTTCTCAACCGAATAACGAAACTGTGAAGCAGAAATCATCTTCAACGAATAACGTTAATGTCAACTCTAGCAAGCAGGATCTTCCTGAGAAACAGACCACAATAAATAACGTTAATGCGAACTCCAGCAAGCGGGATCTTTCTGAGAAACAAACTTCACAAAGGCGTGTTGAATTTAGTATACATCAAGAGGAATCTTTATCCGATGCTAGAAATATCAAGAGTTTCGAGGCCGATTTCGAATCACATCCCGCTAAAGTATCATCATCACCTGaatcaaagaaggaaacaaagaaGCAGAAACCGTCTGCAACAAATAACGTTCCGTCATCACCACCTGCAGCTTCTCAACCAAAGACGGAAACCGAGAAGCAAAAATCGCCTGCAACAAATAACATTCCTTTATCAACACCTGCTGCTTCTCAACCAAAGAAGGAAACCGAATCGTATCCTTCTAAAGTATCTTCACCACCTGaatcaaagaaggaaacaaagaaGCAAAATCCACTTGCAACGGTTGACGTTCCGTCATCAACACCTGCTGCTTCTCTACCAAAGAAAGAAACTGAATCGTATCCTTCTAaagtatcatcatcatcatcacgtgCGACTAACTTGGATGATCATAAAGATTATCGAAAGAGATCAACGGCTACAAACGAAGAATTTCCTCGTACTTGCTTTGACGAAGAACTTCATGTCAATCCTGCAGCGGCTGCTTTGAGAAAAGCTATAGAAAAGGCTCAAGAAAGTATACGAATCGCTAAAGAATCAGTCGGAAAAAAGAAAGACGGACTTAGAGGGTTTTCAAGCAAAAGTTTCAAAGAAAGCTTGAAAGCTAAAGTAAGAGTTGCAAACGTAAATGCAGATGTAGAACATAAAGAAAAGGATCATAAAAATGGAAGCACGGTCGTATTTTCAGACTTTGATGACGGTGAGAAGCTTTTCGGTGCGAAAAAGGGTATAAATGAACTACATGAGAAAATATCGGAAAGGTCTCCTTTTGTGTTTAACAATAATAAGACGGTTTGCAGTTTGAAACAAGTTGTTGGTGAAACAGAAACTGAATCGGTTGAGAATAATGCGTATCCGCGGAAGGATGATGAGAGACCCGATGGTTTTCTTGTACTTGAAAGTTGTGAAAAGAAACACGGAGATACCGTATCCGACAACTTAACCGTGTGTCAAAAGGTGGAAACCAAGACGGAAGTATCCCAAACGTCTGATCAAAACGGTTACGAGAAGAAATTCAGTGAAGAATCGTTTGAAAGTTGTGAAACGAAACAAGGAGATTCGTTATCCAACAACTTAACCGTGTGTCAAAAGGTGGAAGCCAAGAAGGAAATATCCCAAACGTCTGATCGAAACGGTTACGAGAAGAAATTCAGTGAAGAATCGTTTGAAAGTTGTGAAACGAAACAAGGAGATTCGTTATCCAACAACTTAACCGTGTGTCAAAAGGTGGAAGCCAAGAAGGAAATATCCCAAACGTCCGATCGAAACGGTTATGAGAAGAAATTCAGTGAAGAATCATTTGGATTATTAGAAAATAATACGCACGAGTATCTTGAACAAGAACATGAAGAAAAAGTAGCAAGTGCGGAAACGCAAGATGAAGCGGAAAGCCATAGCGAAGAAGAGAAGTTTTACGATGTTTGTGAGGCGGAAACGATTAAAAAAGCACAAACGTATGCTTATAGCAGAGAAACGAATGATCCGTCTCAAAAAGCGGATTATGAAAATCACGAGGCAGAAGAAACTTACGAGAATTCATCAAGTGATTATGATGATGCAGAAGAGAATGATAATGTGATCGATGCAAGCAATATTGTAGTTGATACAGAAGAGGCCCGCAAAGTTGACCAAAATTACGACAATGTGGAATCAGGTCATGATAATGATGATGTCAGCTCAAGTCACCGGTTCCAGGTCGAATACGAAAAAacagtagaaaaagaaaaatttgaaaacatttCTTCAGATGAAACAGAAGACAACAAGGATGAATGCGAAGCAAAGTCCGATAATCTGGAAAACTGCGGCGTTGCTGATGTGGATTTTGGACAAGACGATGTACGATTTACATCCTCTTCGGACACGATACATGGTATGGAGATAGAAGTTAAAGAATACAAAGAAAGAGAGGAGACTTtcgagaaagaagaagaaaacaaCAACGTCCAACAATCTCATGAACGAACACCTGAAATTAGAATAGAAACGGATACAGGAACACCACAAGAACCTAAGGATGCATGTAGACAATCCGAGCCAAGCAAAGCGGCACACGACAAAGAAGAAAGGGAGCGGGAGAGAATAAAGTTAGCTGTGGAAAGAGCGATCCGTGAGGCTCGGGAACGCGCGTTTGCGGAAGTTAGACAAAGAGTAATTGCTGACACTCAAGAAAAGGTCACTAAAGCGTCTATTGATAAAACCTCCGCGCAATCCAAACTTAAAGCCGAACGCGCTTTAGTAGAGCGAGCTACTGCGGAGGCTAGACAACGCGCGTTAGAAAAAGTTATGAAAACGTCTCAGCCGAGAACACAAGTTAACGAGACTAAGCAAACTTATTCTACAAGTCAAACGAATACCGAGTCGGCTTTGAGAAGTAAAGCAAAGTTAGAAAAACATAACAGGATTATGGAACGTGCG GCCAAGGCTCTTGCGGAGAAAGAGAAGCGCGATCTGCTTGCTCTTAGAGAACAAGCTGAGAGAAAT CGGTTAGCAGAACATCTTGATGCTGATATCAAAAGGTGGTCAACCGGGAAAGAAGGGAACTTGCGTGCATTGCTTTCAACCCTGCAATAT ATTCTTGGAGCGGACAGTGGTTGGCAACCTGTGTCACTGACGGAGATCATAACCACCGCTGCGGTTAAGAAGGCTTACAGAAAGGCGACTCTATGCGTGCATCCTGATAAGCTGCAACAAAGGCGTGCAAGCATTCAACAGAAGTATATATGTGAAAAGGTTTTCGATCTTTTAAAG GCAGCTTGGAACCGATTTAATTCAGAAGAAAGATAG